One Tunturibacter gelidoferens genomic region harbors:
- a CDS encoding protein kinase domain-containing protein — protein MAEVTNALPVGELVGNNYEILGIAGAGGMGIVYRAWDAKLERTVALKFLPTLLNADVREREYFVLEARMASSVDHPNIGVIHGIEETTDGHAFIVMGFYDGLSLAQRIAKGPLSTLEAVDVAIQVALGLCEAHSHHIVHRDIKPSNVMLTNTRSVKIVDFGLARLINAETATASGIVGSIKYVSPEQALGQRTDQRTDIWSLGVVLAEMLAGRNPFERGTIPAILVAILNEPPQSLDGLPIALQGIIYRSLSKDAEKRYQHCSEMLADLQAAQAELSNDSTNRREAIGRKTTSRSNDIRRYVEQASVSTWSRAQKPRNRWLPLGLGLCGLVLLACLFLFPRVREQLGSRIRVGEEHIAVLPFTNIGNNPENQALSEGLVDTLSGKLSDLDVGNKALWVIPASEIRRLKVTDPAAALKTLGANLVISGSIRRDGTAVNLNLNLINTKNLRLIGSVDVVDQAGDLSALQDEAVSRLAHLMDLPVSAEMLHNTGGSVVPAAYQNYLTALGYMQRYDKAGNLDQAIEVLNAAIETDPKFALGYGQLGEAYRLKYQLDRNQHWLDEAQGNLEKAIQLDSSLPAAYVTLGRIHDVSGKRELALQEFQHALQLDPRNAMAMRGLARAYERSGRVADAEAAYKKAVALKPDDWESYNLIGNFYDRQGKYPEAITALRRAIDMTPDNAEVYLNLGATYVDSGDSAVLPTAEQALKRSIELGPTYPAYANLASLYLAQRRYRESAEVNEKALRLNENDYMVWNNLLIAYERLGESSKAKMVRERIVPLLEQNIRLKPQDAQAHSLLAVMQAKDGVPGSALEHAQTAIALSPDDPSILVNVAGAYEMCGDRKQALGYLEMALHKGFPLSQLENDPDMRDLLRDPGFHVGKPSLTQ, from the coding sequence ATGGCAGAGGTTACTAACGCTCTCCCGGTGGGAGAACTGGTTGGGAATAACTACGAGATCCTGGGCATCGCCGGCGCCGGTGGAATGGGTATTGTTTATCGTGCCTGGGACGCCAAGCTCGAGAGAACGGTTGCGCTCAAATTTTTACCCACCCTGCTGAATGCTGACGTTCGTGAGAGAGAGTACTTTGTCCTTGAAGCACGAATGGCTTCGTCCGTGGATCACCCGAACATCGGCGTCATCCACGGGATCGAAGAGACGACGGATGGCCACGCGTTTATCGTCATGGGCTTCTATGACGGTCTTTCTCTGGCTCAAAGGATTGCCAAAGGTCCGCTGAGCACGCTGGAAGCCGTCGATGTCGCTATTCAGGTCGCGCTCGGCCTATGCGAAGCCCACTCACACCATATCGTGCATCGGGACATCAAGCCGTCAAACGTAATGCTGACGAACACAAGGTCTGTTAAGATCGTCGACTTTGGATTGGCTCGTCTGATCAACGCAGAGACCGCAACTGCCAGCGGCATCGTGGGATCGATAAAGTACGTATCGCCCGAACAGGCGTTGGGCCAGCGAACCGACCAGCGAACAGATATATGGTCTCTTGGAGTAGTGTTGGCGGAGATGCTGGCGGGACGTAATCCCTTCGAGCGCGGAACCATTCCGGCGATTCTGGTTGCGATTCTCAACGAGCCGCCGCAGTCGCTTGACGGTTTGCCCATCGCGCTGCAGGGAATCATCTATCGCTCCCTTTCGAAGGACGCCGAGAAGCGCTATCAGCATTGCTCAGAGATGCTGGCGGATCTGCAAGCCGCACAAGCAGAGCTTTCGAACGATTCAACCAATCGAAGAGAAGCGATTGGCAGGAAGACTACGAGTCGGTCAAACGACATCCGCAGGTATGTCGAGCAAGCTTCCGTCTCTACCTGGTCCAGGGCACAGAAGCCTCGAAACCGATGGCTGCCACTGGGCCTCGGCCTCTGTGGGCTTGTTCTACTGGCCTGTTTGTTTCTCTTTCCTCGGGTCCGCGAACAACTTGGTTCCCGCATAAGAGTGGGTGAAGAGCATATCGCAGTTCTTCCTTTTACTAACATTGGGAATAACCCGGAGAATCAAGCTCTGAGCGAGGGCCTGGTGGATACGCTATCGGGGAAGCTTTCCGATCTCGATGTTGGCAACAAGGCGCTATGGGTAATTCCGGCGAGCGAGATCCGCCGTCTCAAAGTGACTGACCCCGCGGCCGCGCTCAAAACGCTTGGCGCAAATCTGGTAATCAGCGGAAGCATCCGGCGCGATGGAACCGCTGTGAATCTCAATCTCAACCTTATCAATACAAAGAATCTTCGCCTGATTGGGTCTGTCGATGTTGTGGATCAGGCTGGAGACCTCTCTGCGCTGCAAGACGAAGCGGTATCGCGGCTCGCGCATCTGATGGATCTACCTGTGTCCGCCGAGATGTTGCACAATACCGGCGGATCCGTTGTGCCTGCGGCATATCAGAATTACCTGACTGCGTTGGGCTATATGCAGCGTTACGACAAAGCGGGAAATCTGGATCAGGCAATCGAAGTATTGAACGCGGCGATCGAGACCGATCCGAAGTTCGCGCTCGGCTACGGTCAGCTCGGAGAGGCATATCGACTTAAGTATCAACTTGATCGGAATCAGCACTGGCTCGACGAAGCCCAGGGAAACCTTGAGAAGGCAATTCAGCTCGACAGTAGTTTGCCCGCGGCCTATGTGACTCTTGGGCGAATTCATGACGTTAGCGGGAAGCGCGAGCTCGCGCTGCAGGAGTTTCAACATGCTCTTCAACTCGATCCGCGAAACGCAATGGCGATGAGGGGGCTGGCACGCGCGTATGAGCGTTCTGGCCGTGTCGCCGACGCAGAGGCTGCTTACAAAAAGGCAGTCGCGCTGAAGCCCGATGATTGGGAGAGCTATAACCTCATCGGTAACTTCTATGACCGCCAGGGCAAATATCCTGAAGCGATCACTGCGCTGCGAAGAGCGATTGATATGACTCCGGACAATGCGGAGGTGTATCTCAATCTGGGCGCGACTTATGTGGATTCAGGAGACAGCGCGGTGCTTCCGACCGCCGAGCAGGCTCTGAAGAGATCAATCGAACTGGGGCCAACTTATCCGGCATATGCAAATCTTGCCAGCCTTTATCTTGCTCAGCGGAGGTATCGGGAGTCTGCGGAGGTCAACGAGAAAGCCCTGCGATTGAATGAGAACGATTACATGGTTTGGAATAACCTGCTGATCGCGTATGAGCGGCTTGGAGAAAGTTCAAAAGCAAAGATGGTGCGAGAGCGAATCGTGCCGCTGCTCGAGCAGAATATCCGACTGAAACCACAAGATGCGCAGGCGCACTCACTGCTGGCTGTGATGCAGGCGAAGGATGGAGTGCCGGGGAGTGCGCTGGAGCATGCGCAGACGGCGATAGCGCTCTCCCCTGATGACCCAAGCATCCTAGTCAACGTCGCGGGGGCTTACGAGATGTGCGGTGATCGCAAACAGGCGCTGGGTTATCTCGAGATGGCATTGCACAAAGGTTTTCCTTTGAGCCAACTCGAAAACGATCCGGACATGCGGGATCTTCTGCGAGACCCCGGATTTCATGTCGGCAAACCATCACTAACTCAATAA
- a CDS encoding acyl-CoA desaturase, producing the protein MATLVTQPQKTGSPDIVEVVQAKSAEFNWIFFVVIAAFHVGAIAALFTFSWSSVVVFLVMWLLGQNVGIAISYHRQLTHRSFTTPKWLEYAMAICGTMSLQGSPTYWVAVHRMHHQYTDKPGDPHSPRDGKWWSHIGWILRGSLHSETTMLAHYAPDLHRDRFYRWLAVWHWLPISLTGVALLGGGTAFGGWRLGLSWLLWGTFLRITIGFHVTWLVNSATHLWGSRRFKTRDDSTNNWWVALLTGGEGWHNNHHAHPVSASHGMAWWELDFNYWGIKLLALFGLAKNVKVAHLPEAPGTRINPL; encoded by the coding sequence ATGGCGACTCTTGTTACACAACCGCAAAAAACCGGCAGTCCCGACATAGTTGAAGTGGTGCAGGCTAAGTCGGCAGAGTTTAACTGGATTTTCTTCGTCGTTATTGCGGCATTCCATGTGGGCGCTATAGCGGCCCTGTTTACCTTTTCTTGGTCTTCTGTTGTCGTATTTCTTGTGATGTGGCTCCTCGGTCAGAACGTAGGCATTGCCATCAGCTATCACCGCCAACTGACTCATCGCAGCTTCACCACGCCCAAGTGGCTGGAGTATGCCATGGCGATCTGTGGGACGATGTCGCTGCAGGGCAGTCCCACCTACTGGGTCGCGGTGCATCGTATGCACCACCAGTACACCGACAAACCTGGCGATCCGCACTCTCCCCGCGATGGCAAATGGTGGTCGCATATAGGCTGGATCCTGCGCGGCTCTCTTCACAGTGAGACCACCATGCTCGCTCACTATGCGCCGGATCTGCATCGCGATCGCTTCTACCGCTGGTTGGCTGTGTGGCACTGGCTTCCGATCAGCCTGACCGGAGTTGCTTTACTCGGTGGAGGCACCGCTTTCGGCGGATGGAGGTTGGGGCTCTCGTGGTTACTCTGGGGGACATTTCTTCGTATCACCATTGGCTTCCACGTAACCTGGCTGGTCAACTCGGCGACCCACTTGTGGGGTTCGCGCCGTTTCAAAACCCGTGACGACTCAACCAACAACTGGTGGGTCGCGCTTTTGACCGGCGGAGAGGGCTGGCACAACAATCACCATGCACATCCTGTGTCTGCCAGCCATGGCATGGCCTGGTGGGAACTGGATTTCAACTACTGGGGTATCAAATTACTAGCGTTGTTCGGTCTGGCAAAGAACGTCAAAGTGGCGCATCTCCCGGAGGCACCTGGTACGCGAATAAACCCTCTCTAA
- a CDS encoding DUF6893 family small protein has translation MMKLIAAAAGIGAIVVMILIAPDVSRYLRIRSM, from the coding sequence ATGATGAAACTTATAGCTGCCGCAGCAGGAATCGGCGCAATCGTAGTGATGATTTTGATAGCTCCCGACGTATCCCGTTATCTCAGAATCCGGTCCATGTGA
- the hypB gene encoding hydrogenase nickel incorporation protein HypB, which produces MSPEPRLLEVRKNVLKQNDVIARALRDRFRAQGTYVISLVSSPGAGKTTFLEKTLTVLRPHYRVAALVGDLATENDALRLARSGAPVRQITTGTLCHLEAAMVENSLKDWKLGQLDLLFIENVGNLVCPASYDLGEDLRLVLLSVTEGEDKPLKYPTIFNGADAAVITKIDLAAAVEFDELTANANIQAVRPGMLVFKVSAKTNEGMDGFLQFLAQTHTRSSQNTPV; this is translated from the coding sequence ATGAGCCCTGAACCGCGCCTGTTAGAAGTTCGCAAAAACGTTCTCAAACAAAATGATGTGATCGCACGGGCTCTGCGGGACCGGTTTCGCGCGCAGGGAACCTATGTGATTAGCCTCGTCTCGAGTCCTGGAGCCGGTAAAACTACCTTTCTCGAAAAGACTCTTACCGTGCTCAGGCCGCATTATCGCGTAGCTGCACTGGTAGGCGACCTGGCGACGGAGAACGACGCGCTGCGGCTCGCACGCAGTGGCGCGCCAGTGCGGCAGATTACCACCGGAACGCTCTGTCACCTTGAAGCGGCAATGGTGGAGAACTCCTTGAAAGATTGGAAGTTAGGCCAGCTGGATCTGCTCTTCATCGAAAACGTGGGCAATCTGGTCTGCCCCGCGTCTTATGATTTAGGGGAAGATCTGAGGCTCGTGTTACTTTCCGTGACGGAAGGCGAAGATAAGCCGCTCAAATACCCGACTATCTTCAACGGCGCCGACGCAGCAGTCATCACCAAGATCGACCTTGCAGCGGCGGTCGAATTCGATGAACTGACTGCCAACGCGAACATCCAGGCGGTGCGGCCAGGAATGCTCGTATTCAAAGTATCGGCAAAGACCAACGAGGGAATGGATGGTTTCTTGCAGTTTCTTGCGCAAACACATACTCGAAGTTCACAAAATACTCCTGTGTAG
- a CDS encoding hydrogenase maturation nickel metallochaperone HypA yields the protein MHELSIAMSIVDMAQEEAERRNVHIEAVHLELGALSGVVKEALLFSFEIACDGTPLQGSRLVVKDVPIEVYCPACNMPKTLASMQWFCCPDCGTPASEVIHGKELVITALELKQ from the coding sequence ATGCATGAGCTTTCGATTGCGATGAGCATCGTGGATATGGCACAGGAGGAAGCGGAGCGGCGCAACGTGCACATAGAAGCGGTCCATTTGGAGCTTGGGGCTCTCTCGGGTGTGGTGAAGGAGGCGCTTCTATTCTCTTTTGAGATAGCTTGCGACGGTACCCCGCTCCAAGGTTCACGTCTGGTAGTGAAAGATGTGCCCATAGAGGTTTACTGTCCGGCATGCAACATGCCAAAGACCCTGGCATCCATGCAGTGGTTTTGTTGCCCTGACTGCGGTACCCCGGCGTCTGAAGTGATCCATGGAAAAGAACTCGTCATCACCGCACTGGAGCTTAAACAATGA